The region GCAGCTTGAAAAGCTCGTAGCCTCCACTCAACCCCAGCAACACACAAAAGAGAAAGGGAAACCCAAGAGCGAAGAGGAGATTCTCGCCCAGAGGAAGCGTGAGCAGAAGGAGCTCGAGGACCAGAAAAAGTTCGAAGAGCTTATGCGCAAAATAGAGGAGAAAAACAGGGCCAAGAGGAAAAAACGTAAGAAGAAAAAGAAAGAGGACCAAGTAGAAGAGGTTCCCTTCGAGGAGCTCTCTGAAGAGGAGCAGCTCCAAAGGCTCATAGAGGAAGAAGAGCGGGCGAGAACGGTTGTAATACCGGAAGTAATCTCCGTTAGGGAGTTTGCCGAGAAGCTCGGCGTTGAGCCCAACCAGGTACTCCAGGACCTCATATCCCTCGGAAAGTTCGTAGCGATAAACCAGCCGATAGACTTTGAAACTGCCGCCAAAGTTGCAGAAAAGTACGACAAAGTTGTGAAGCTGGAAGGGGCAGAAGAGGAAGAAGCAGCACTTGAGGCAGAACTCGCAGAAACCCCAGACAGAGAGGAAGACCTTAAGCCCCGCCCGCCGATTATCACGGTTATGGGCCACGTAGACCACGGAAAGACAACCCTCTTAGACTACATAAGGAACACAAAAGTTGCCGAAAGAGAGGCCGGCGGTATAACCCAGCACATAGGTGCCTCCGTTGTAGAGGCCCAAACAAGTGAAGGGAAGAAGACCCTCGTATTCTTAGACACCCCCGGCCACGAGGCCTTTACCGCCATGAGGGCAAGGGGTGCCCAAGTTACAGATATAGCCGTTCTCGTTGTAGCCGCAGACGACGGCGTTATGCCCCAAACAATAGAGGCCATAAACCACGCAAAAGCCGCAGGGGTTCCCATAATCGTTGCAATAAACAAAATCGACAAGCCGGGAGCAAACCCTGAGAGGGTTAAGCAGGAGCTCACACAGCACGGCCTAATCCCCGAAGACTGGGGCGGAGATACAGTAATGGTTCCCGTATCGGCAAAAACCGGAGAGGGCGTAGACGAGCTCCTCGAGATGATTGCCCTTCAGGCCGAGCTGATGGAGCTCAAGGCGAACCCCAACAAACCCGCAAGGGGAGTTGTCCTTGAGGCGAAGCTGGACAAAAAGAGGGGACCGGTTGCAACCTTACTGGTTCAACAGGGAACCCTGAAAGTGGGAGATCCGGTAGTTGCCGGCCTGTACGCCGGAAAGATAAGGGCCATGTTCGACGATAAAGGCAGGCCCGTTAAAGAGGCCGGGCCCTCTATGCCCGTGGAAGTTCTGGGCCTTGAGAACGTTCCGATGGCCGGAGACAAGTTCTACGTTGTAGAGAGCCTCGAGAAGGCCCGTCAGATTGCCGAAAAGAGGCAAGAGCTTGCAAGACAATCGGCCCTTGAAAAGGAGAAGAGGGTATCCCTTGAGGAACTCTTCTCCAAGATGCAGGCAGGCGAGGTTAAGGAGCTCAACATAGTTCTAAAGGCCGACGCTCAGGGCTCTATAGAGGCGATACGCAAGTCCCTTGAGGAGCTCTCCAACGACGAGGTTAAAGTTCAGGTTATCCACGCAGGAGTGGGCCCGATAACCGAAAACGACATCATGCTTGCAGCGGCCTCTAACGCCATAGTTATAGGCTTTAACGTCCGTCCGGACTCTGCAGCAAGGAAAGCAGCAGAGAGGGAGAAAGTAGACGTTAGGACCTACAGGGTCATCTACGACATCGTAGACGAAGTTAAAAAGGCGATGCAGGGTCTCCTTGAACCTGAGGAGAAAGAGGTATACCTGGGCTCTGCTGAAGTCAGGGCAACCTTTAAGGTTCCGAAGGTTGGAACCGTGGCCGGCTGTTACGTCCGCGACGGCGTAATCAGGAGAAACGCAAATGTAAGGCTGGTAAGGGACGGCGTTGTAATCTACGAAGGTAAAATCGCCTCCCTCAAGAGGTTCAAAGACGACGTTAAAGAGGTTCAGGCCGGATACGAGTGCGGCGTAGGACTGGAGAACTTCAACGACATAAAGGTGGGCGACGTTATAGAGTGTTATACTATTGAAAAGGTTAAGCGAGAGCTTTAATGGAACGGATAAAGCAAGAGCTTCAATCCGCATACAACAGGCACCGCAGAGAGGGCCTCTCCCACGAGGAGGCCCTCTCCAGGGCCATTGTTGAGGTAAGGGAGAAGCACGACAGCGATAGCTTCAAAAGGGCTCTGGAAGAGTTTTTAAACTCCTTCAAACCGGAAAACCTTACGGAGGCAGACCCGGTTACGGCACTAATAGAGGCGGCCTACGAAGAGTATGAGCTCCTCTTGCCGAAAGTTAAGGCCCTCTTCAAACGCAAGTAAAGAGGTAACCATGATTCTCTCGCTCTGCCCCAACCCCAGCCTCGATGTCTACTACTACACCCAAGCCCTCAAAGAGGACGACACAACACGGGTCGAAAACCCATTTCTGTCTCCCGGAGGCAAGGGGGTAAACGCCGCAAGGGTAATTGCCCGCTTCTGCCAGGACTCCTACCTTGCACTCCCTTTGGGAGGCTGCACCGGCGAGTGTATAAAGGGAATGCTGGAAGAGGAAGGGGTAAACTCGATAATAGTCGAAACAACATCCACAACAAGGGTTAACACCATACTGGAGCAGAGGGCAAAGGGAAAACACATACTACTTGCAGCAAGGGGAGAGCCCCTTACCCAGGAGGAGCAGGAGAAACTGAACAGGGCGGTGTGTTGGGAGCTGGAACCCAGGGTTTTAATCTTGGGAGGAAGCGTCCCTCCCCACCTACCGAATACCTACTACCGGGAGATAATCCTAAACTACCGGGGCTCCGAAACGAAAATCGTTGTTGACGCAGACGGGGAGCTCTTGAAGAAAGCCGTAGAGGCGGCTCCCTTCGCGATAAAACCCAACAAACATGAACTCGAGAGGCTCGTAGGCAGACCCCTCATGGAAACCAAAGACTTCGTTAAAGCCGCAAAAGAGGTGGTAGAGACCGGCCCCGAAGTGGTAATAGTGAGCCTCGGGGAGTTCGGCGCAATCTGCGTAACCGAGGAAAAAGCCTTTAGGGTAATCCCCCCGAAAGTTGAGGTTAAAAACACGGTGGGAGCCGGAGACTCCCTTGTTGGAGGGTTTGCCTACGCGATTTACTCCGGAGAGCCCCTGGAAAGGGCCGTGGCCTTCGGGGTTGCCTGCGGAACGGCAACAGTTACGAGAGAGGGGACGAAGCTCTGCACCCCCGAGCTAGTAGAGGAAATCCTCAGGAAAACCGCAGTAGAGGAGATAAACTAAACCCTATTACGTTAAGCGATGATTGAGGAGTTTGAGTTAAAAGTAAGAGAGAAAGGGTTCATAATATTCTCCGTTTTGGCAATCCTCTTCCTGTCGGCATTCGGTGCCTTCAACTCCCTCCACTCGAGCCTGCTTGGCCTGTTTGAAATATTGACTGCAACAATCCTGGCCTTGAACCTAACCTTTTTCCTCTTCTCCAAGGACTTCCAGCTGGCCTCAAACATCTTCCTGGCCACGCTGGTAATATTCTTCCCGCTACTTACCGTAATAAGCGGCACCTACAACACAGGTATCTTCTGGATATACCTCTTTCCGCTGATAATCTCGTTTTTCAAGCGTCCAAAGGAGGCCCTCAAGTGGATAGGGGCCTTCACGGCGATACTGCTCCTGATACTGGTTCTCAACTACTTCAGGATAATCAAGCTCCCCTACTCCAGCGAAGCCCTCAACCAGGCCCTTGTGGTCTACTTCGCCGTTTCGATAATTGCCTACTTTCACTCAAAGCTGACAACAGAGCTGCTAAACAACATCCATAAAATGGCGGTTAGAGACCCTCTAACAGGGCTTTACAACAGGGCATTTGCCCTCTCCTACCTGAGTCAGGAACTCGAGAAGCTGAAAAGGGGCGAGCTTCAGAACGTCTGCCTGGCCTACGTAGACCTGGACAACTTCAAACTCGTAAACGACCTCCTCGGCCACCAGGTAGGAGACATGGTCCTGAGCGACGTTGCAGACATCCTTCAAAACTCCTTCAGGCGGAGCGACCTTGTGGCCAGGCTGGGCGGAGACGAGTTCGTGGTAATCTGCACCAACTGCAACACGGAGAAGATAGAGAGCAGACTGAAGAGCGTAAAAAACCACATAGAGGAGCGCTACAGGAAGTTCAACCTCTCGATGAGCTACGGGCTGGCAAGCGCCCCCCAGGACGGCAAGGAGGCAGAGCACCTCATCAAGATAGCAGACGAGAAGATGTACAGGTTCAAGAAGGAGAACAAGAAGAGGCTCAGGCACCACGAAGGCGCTCAGGAGTTAAGGGAAGGGGAGAGCCCCCTGTAAACAGGGGACCTCTAAATTTCATCCCACCCTTCAACGGCGTTTGCCTGGTTGTAGCTCGTAACGGTGGCCTCAAAGAAGTTTGCCTTAACGTTTGCCTCTCCGCCCGTATCGGCAATCCTCTCAAGGTGCTCGTAGGGGTTGCCCCTGTCGGGGAATATGGGTTCAAGACCGAGGGCCTTAAGGCGCTTATTGGCTATGTAGAAGGTGTAGTCCTCTATAGACTGCTCGTTCATTCCGAGGATTTTGTTCCCTATAACCTTCTTGCTGAACCGCTGCTCCTGGTCAACGGCTATCCTGAACATGTCGTAAATCTTGTCCTTCGTCAGGTACTTCTTAAAGCCCTCGTCTGTAAGGTCTTTCATGAAGTGCTCAAAGAGGATAACGTGGGTAAGCTCGTCCCTGTTTATGTAGCGGATTATGTCGGCAGTTCCCTGCATCAAGTTCCTTGATGCAAGGTTGTAGAAGAACATAAAACCGTTGTAGAAGTAAAGCCCTTCAAGGAGGTAGTTGCCTATGAGAACCTCTCCGTAGTTCTCAAGGGTGGGTTCCTCGAGGAACTTCTGGTAGATGTCCGCAATGTATTTATTCCTCTCAAAGAGAATCGGGTCCTTTTTCCACCAGTAGTAAACCTCTTCCCGCTTCTCGGCGGGAACAACGCTCTCTATCGTGTAGCCGTAGCTCTGGGAGTGAATCGCCTCCTGGTAGGCGTGTATAGAAAGGTCAATCGTAATTTCGGGGGCCTTAACGTAGGCGGCTATGTTGGGTATGTTGGTAGTCTGAATGGAATCTAAGAAAACCAGAAAGGAGAGAATCTCATCGTAAGCCTGACGCTCATCGTCGGTCAGCTCTTTATAGTCTTGAACGTCCTGGGTGAGGTCAACGGTCTCGGGTATCCAGAAGTTGGCCATCATAACCCTGTAGAGCTTCGTGGCCCAGGGGTACTTAATAACGTTCAGGTTGAAGATGTTCGTGGTGTTCCCCTTGAGGATTCCCCTCTTTGCGGGGTCGTCGTTTCCTTCCGGGTTGAAAATCGGACGGGGTTTCATCAACTCTTTTCTAAGGTCGGCCATTAGACCTCCGAGGCTAGTTTGTAGATCTGAACTTGAATGTCCCTATTATAACCCCGTCTTTCTCTCCTTGGCACTCAAAGACAATCTCAGGATGGCGGGGAAGTTCCTCTTCAACAACCTTCTTAAGATATTGATTTGCAGTCATTTCATCTATTCCAAGATTCCATCTTGGCAACCAATTTTTGATTATAAGACCGGTTTTAGCATAACCATTTTTTACAAGCCAACCCCTAAGCCCCTTAATTAATTTCTCTTTGAAAACAACGTACACATCCCTCTCTCTTCCATTTCTATTTAGGTTTTTAACTTTATCTATTAGAACCACAAGCTCAGATTTAAGAGAAACCTTCTCAGTCACGATGTTTTTCAAACCCTCCAAATATTTCAAGTCCTTATCATTAGGATAAGCATTAATATCCCCGTTCTCTATCAAGTTCAAGTAGGCCGAAAGGCCATTTTTCAACGTTCTAATCGTGTAATCGCGGTTCTCATCCCCATCATTCAAAAACCATATCTCGCCAGAATTAAGAGTCCTCAAGTAGATAGAGTTTATCCTTCCTTCAAAGGAGGCAAGGATAATGGACAATCCCGTGTGCTCTTTAAGCCATCTTATTGCAGGATAAAGGTCTATATCACAAGTTGCTATAACAACAGCGTCCACGGGTATCCTCTTTATCAACAAATCTTCTATTACCGAAAGGACCAAAGCTACATCTGCTGCATTTTTACCCTTCCCCTTTTTTGAAGAGGGTATAAAAGGATTATGAGTTACGGCTCCAACCTCTTGTACTATATGTGTTAAAGGAGGGGATATACGAGCTTGATAGGGCAAATTGTGATACTCAGCAAATATTTTGATACATCGCGAGTCTTGGTATATATCCTCTCCACCTCCTGTAAAAATAATTCCGTTCTTTAATAGTTTTAGGAATTCTGGTATTAATAGTTTCAATAACTGGGCCTGAAAAGGAGAGAGTTCATTCCTGTCTTTTCCAGGAGCCATTTGATAGATTGAGAGAAGAGCACCATATATATTGTCGAAATCAACGTATATAGCCGTTTTTATTCGTCTTTCTTCCAAATATCCCCCTTTAACAAGAGAGGTAAGGGGAGGAGGACCTCCCCTTGCAATGGAGATAACTCCCTACCTAATAGATAATGGTGAGGGGGTGAACCCCTCAACTGGTAGTGGTGGGGAGGTGAACTCCCCAGCTATTGATTTATAGTAGTTTACTCTCCAGCTTCTGCTTTAATAATAACACTAACCATAGAAGCTCATCATTAAAGTTTTTAAACATCAGTTGGCGCAGGCGATACACTCCTGCTTTTCAAGGGCGGCCTGAGAGTCCCTCTGAACGGTTCTTACGTAGTAAACGGTTTTTATGCCCTTCTCCCAGGCGTAGAGGAAGGTTTCGTAAATGTCCCTTGCCCTTATGCCGAGGTTCAGGTTGAACAGAAGCTCCATAGAGATACCGCTGTCTACCCACTTCTGAATGGTGGAGATAACGTCTATAACTTCCTTCTGGTCCATTGTTTTGCTTTCCCTGTAGAACCAGAACTTCTCCTTCAGGTAGGGCGGGCATATGGGAACGGCCTGCTTCTGGTTTTTGTCTATGTAGAACCTGCTGAAAGGCGGAAGAACCCCCGGCGTTGCTCCCTGGAGCAGTCCCGAGCTGGTGTTCGGGGCTATGGCAAAGAGCTGACCGTTCCTGATTCCGTAAGTTTTGAGCTTCGAGAGGAGCTTCAGCCACTTCTCTTTAAGGGAAGTTTTCTCAAGAAGGTAACCGGCGTCTTTACCGATGATTATCCCCTTGCTCCAGTCGGAACCTTCGAAAAGAGGGAAGGCTCCCCTCTCCTTTGCAAGGTTCACGCTTTCGTCGATTCCGTAGTAGGCGATTTTCTCGTAGAGCTCGTCTATAACGGCAAGGGACTGCCTTCCGTAGGGAATCTCCCTC is a window of Thermovibrio ammonificans HB-1 DNA encoding:
- the infB gene encoding translation initiation factor IF-2 yields the protein MRILSPEELAKRRRRRRKPIRREEGERGERKEGRPSRERRERPRRPERRRPQQETVTREQLEKLVASTQPQQHTKEKGKPKSEEEILAQRKREQKELEDQKKFEELMRKIEEKNRAKRKKRKKKKKEDQVEEVPFEELSEEEQLQRLIEEEERARTVVIPEVISVREFAEKLGVEPNQVLQDLISLGKFVAINQPIDFETAAKVAEKYDKVVKLEGAEEEEAALEAELAETPDREEDLKPRPPIITVMGHVDHGKTTLLDYIRNTKVAEREAGGITQHIGASVVEAQTSEGKKTLVFLDTPGHEAFTAMRARGAQVTDIAVLVVAADDGVMPQTIEAINHAKAAGVPIIVAINKIDKPGANPERVKQELTQHGLIPEDWGGDTVMVPVSAKTGEGVDELLEMIALQAELMELKANPNKPARGVVLEAKLDKKRGPVATLLVQQGTLKVGDPVVAGLYAGKIRAMFDDKGRPVKEAGPSMPVEVLGLENVPMAGDKFYVVESLEKARQIAEKRQELARQSALEKEKRVSLEELFSKMQAGEVKELNIVLKADAQGSIEAIRKSLEELSNDEVKVQVIHAGVGPITENDIMLAAASNAIVIGFNVRPDSAARKAAEREKVDVRTYRVIYDIVDEVKKAMQGLLEPEEKEVYLGSAEVRATFKVPKVGTVAGCYVRDGVIRRNANVRLVRDGVVIYEGKIASLKRFKDDVKEVQAGYECGVGLENFNDIKVGDVIECYTIEKVKREL
- a CDS encoding 1-phosphofructokinase family hexose kinase, whose protein sequence is MILSLCPNPSLDVYYYTQALKEDDTTRVENPFLSPGGKGVNAARVIARFCQDSYLALPLGGCTGECIKGMLEEEGVNSIIVETTSTTRVNTILEQRAKGKHILLAARGEPLTQEEQEKLNRAVCWELEPRVLILGGSVPPHLPNTYYREIILNYRGSETKIVVDADGELLKKAVEAAPFAIKPNKHELERLVGRPLMETKDFVKAAKEVVETGPEVVIVSLGEFGAICVTEEKAFRVIPPKVEVKNTVGAGDSLVGGFAYAIYSGEPLERAVAFGVACGTATVTREGTKLCTPELVEEILRKTAVEEIN
- a CDS encoding GGDEF domain-containing protein, translating into MIEEFELKVREKGFIIFSVLAILFLSAFGAFNSLHSSLLGLFEILTATILALNLTFFLFSKDFQLASNIFLATLVIFFPLLTVISGTYNTGIFWIYLFPLIISFFKRPKEALKWIGAFTAILLLILVLNYFRIIKLPYSSEALNQALVVYFAVSIIAYFHSKLTTELLNNIHKMAVRDPLTGLYNRAFALSYLSQELEKLKRGELQNVCLAYVDLDNFKLVNDLLGHQVGDMVLSDVADILQNSFRRSDLVARLGGDEFVVICTNCNTEKIESRLKSVKNHIEERYRKFNLSMSYGLASAPQDGKEAEHLIKIADEKMYRFKKENKKRLRHHEGAQELREGESPL
- a CDS encoding ribonucleotide-diphosphate reductase subunit beta, with amino-acid sequence MKPRPIFNPEGNDDPAKRGILKGNTTNIFNLNVIKYPWATKLYRVMMANFWIPETVDLTQDVQDYKELTDDERQAYDEILSFLVFLDSIQTTNIPNIAAYVKAPEITIDLSIHAYQEAIHSQSYGYTIESVVPAEKREEVYYWWKKDPILFERNKYIADIYQKFLEEPTLENYGEVLIGNYLLEGLYFYNGFMFFYNLASRNLMQGTADIIRYINRDELTHVILFEHFMKDLTDEGFKKYLTKDKIYDMFRIAVDQEQRFSKKVIGNKILGMNEQSIEDYTFYIANKRLKALGLEPIFPDRGNPYEHLERIADTGGEANVKANFFEATVTSYNQANAVEGWDEI
- a CDS encoding NYN domain-containing protein; protein product: MEERRIKTAIYVDFDNIYGALLSIYQMAPGKDRNELSPFQAQLLKLLIPEFLKLLKNGIIFTGGGEDIYQDSRCIKIFAEYHNLPYQARISPPLTHIVQEVGAVTHNPFIPSSKKGKGKNAADVALVLSVIEDLLIKRIPVDAVVIATCDIDLYPAIRWLKEHTGLSIILASFEGRINSIYLRTLNSGEIWFLNDGDENRDYTIRTLKNGLSAYLNLIENGDINAYPNDKDLKYLEGLKNIVTEKVSLKSELVVLIDKVKNLNRNGRERDVYVVFKEKLIKGLRGWLVKNGYAKTGLIIKNWLPRWNLGIDEMTANQYLKKVVEEELPRHPEIVFECQGEKDGVIIGTFKFRSTN